The region TCACTCGTGAAATGATCTTGAATGGCTACTCGTGTACCGCAAGCTGTGATTGCGATTAAAATCCAGAACCAGGCAAAGCGTGGCATTGCGATCGTGAACATAAAAGCGACCACCGCCATCACTTGCGAATGCCCTGATGAAAATGAATGCCAGTGCCAATGATGAGTAAAGGGATCGAAGGTAAAGGGATCACAAACGGGAGATTTGTGGGGACGCTGACGACCCACTAAAAATTTGATGGTGTGAGTGATCGCCCCAGACACCAGTAATGCCACTAAAAAGTTGAGTCCCCAGCGGCGAAGGTAATCTAATCCCTTCGCATATTTTTTTAACGAATGGATACGGGGAGTGATGTAAGCACATACAAACCAAGTGCCCACGGACAGAATAAAGTAATGCTGTGAAAGCCCAATATTCGTTACTTCACGTCCAATAATACGAAGCATTTCCGCAGTACCACCCTCGTGGGAAAAGTACATCGACACATTTTGATCAAAGAAATAAGCAACCACAGCCGCAACCAAAAGGCAGATTCCAGACACCGTCAGCAGGTGGTGTCGAAATTGCCTCGAATCATCTAAAAGGGAGCTTATTTTATAAACAGGCATGTAATTCCTTCTCAAACCCATCATAGGGTACCTCTGTATTCCAATACAAGCTTGATGAGCAGTGACAAAACTTGGCCTGAGCCTTGCTATTGCTGGTGCTATCAAAACTCGTGACTGAAAAAACTTGGAGGTTTTCAATGTTGCAAAGACATTCTTTGATTACTGCGGCTTTGATCGCAACACTAGGTCTTACTGCGTGCAGCAAAGACAAAACAGCGGGTCCTCAAGGACAACCGCAAGAGCCAGCAGCTACTGGTGAGGTGATGAGTGATACACCAAACCCGGCTGAAGGCACAAATGTGAATCCGTCTTCCCCATCTTCATCTGACTATGAAATCAAAAACGGTGTCATCATCGGTAAAAAAGGTGGCGGCGTTGCCAACGGTCCTTATGTTGACAACAATCCGGCAAATATCGAAAGCTCGAAATATGGTAAGCGCTTAACAGGTGCTCGTTCTAACGAAGGTCTTCTTTATACTTCGTCTGCATCTGATGACACGTTGGATGTATTGCGTGGGTTGAAACGTGACCAATTCGGTCTTTCAGCGTCAGTAACAGATGCAAAACTTAAATTCGACAGTATCTCTGGCCAATCCGTCATTACTTTAAGTGTTCAAGAAAACGGCTTCCCAAGAATTTATAACTTGGTTGGCGATTCTTCGATGGATAACGAAAATCAAATCGTAAGACTGCGCGCAGCTCGCGGTGGGAACGGTACGAACACGACGGGTTCAATGCCAATCAATGGTACTCTTCAATGTTTGGATTTGGACGGCGGCTGCCAAACGACTTTGGTAAAAGTTGATCTTGGATTCTCTGGTTCTGCAAGCCACATTGATATCGTTTTCCGTCAATCCGTTGCTGATCTTCATTTCGTTCTTCCAGAGCACGGTTCTGGAAATCCAGAATATGATGTGATGGAAGAGTTAGCTTTGAATACATATAAGTATAAACAAGGTGATAACCGCGTTAAGACTTCTTATATGCATTCATGGGAAGTTGCTAACGGTCGCGCTGGTTTCTCTGTTGTTCTTAGAACTTACACGAATGAACTGCTTGCTTACTCTGGTCCACTTGTTTCTCCAGAATCCGGCAATACAACGAACATCGTATTGAAACCTTTAAAGAAAGATCCTACTCAGGATGATGACGGCATCAGCAACGGTGGTAAATTAGGTTTGCAAAACATGATCGGTGAAGCGCGTCTGACTGCGAACAACGGTTTGGGTCAATTGCGTATCGTGTTTAAAATGAGAAAATTAGCTCGTCACAAACAAGACGTATTTGCGATTGTTTTCATGAGACGTTCAAAACCGGTTATCGATTTGAATGACAGCCAAGAACAAACGCCTCCTCCAACTGTTGGTACAATTGGTGGAGACGATGATGGCGGCGGCTATGGCGATGGTGGCGACGATTTGCCATCTGTTGAATAAACCCAAAATACAAATATAGGTTCACCCTTTATTTGCCAGGGCCACAGACTCCAAGCTGTGGCCCTTTTTTTTTGCCATTCTGCTTCCAGTCTCTTAGTGACACCAATTATTTTGGTATATCGCTTGCTTTATCAGTCCCTCGCAGATTCTAATTGTCCAAAAGGGGGACTAAATGGCTCTACAACAGCACGTTTTATTCTTGGCAGTTTCATTGACGATGATGGTTGGTCCACAAGTCGTTGAAGCGCAACAAAGACAACATCAAGGTCCACGCTCAAGCGGTGGTAGTGACCGTCCACTTCCTCTTCCAGATGAAGATCTTCCGATTCCAGGGCAACCGGATCGCCCTCAGCAACCGCATCAACCTCCGCAACAACAGCCAGCGCCTCGTCCAAACCCGCGCCCAAATCCGAAACCAGCGCCGCGCCCGCATCCAGGTAAACCACCGGCGACAACTCCTGTGGGACCGGGTTATCCAGGTAATCCGCCAGGTCAACCTTATCCAGGCAATGGCAACAACGGTGGCTATGGAACAGAACAAAAAGTTATCTATGTTCAACGTCGCGTGATCAATGAGCGTTTCAATTTGTTTGCTTTGACAGGTGTCGATCAACGTTACCAAGATTGCGTTGTTGAATCTGTTGGTGTGAACGTGATGGGTTCTGATATCCGCACGCAAATCGGTTTGATCATCAATGGTCAAGTTGATCAGTGGGTGAACTCTCCACAACGTTTCGTCAACTTTGTTCCAAGATATCAAGCTGTGATTGGTTCTGCAGTTCGCTTGATGGAAGTTGAAGTTCGCGGCATGTCTGACATTCAATCCATCACGATGAATATTCGTTGCCAAGGTAACGGCGGCGGTGGAGTTGAACAACCCGGACAAGGTTTCCCTGTTAATTTGGGTATCGCTCGTCGCATGATGGGTAATGATCGTTTGGATTTAGCTCCCTACTTTAACTGGCAACAATATCGTGGTTATCGCTTAGTGGCGGTGCAATTTGAAGCAGCTTCGTTGGTAAACGTGTCCTTCCTTGATTTTGCTATCAACGGAGTGTTCACAACTCAACGTGTGCAAGTGGGTCCTTGGAATCAGACATACACAATCAATCCACAAAACGTTGTGATTGGGCAGGGTGCTGAAAGATTTGAATTCTTTAGCCAAGGCCAACTTGATATTCGTAATGTGACGTTGTGGCTGGAAAAATGTGATGACGGACAACACGGTCAACCAATTCCTCCGCCAAGACCGCCGCGGCCACGTTAATTAATCAATAAATTTGTTCTGTATCAGGGGGTTATCCACAAAAGGATAGCCCCTTTTTTGTGCCGCGCGAAAACATGCAGCAAGATCGGCTGAATTCCGTTGTTTTGAAGCTCCAACTGCGTTCAACTATTTAGGCACTAAGGAGCGATTTCTATGCAACACAATCAACCTGAGTTCGGCAAAGGCAAAGAAATTTCAAACACTTCGCTGGTTCCGCCAGTTTTGTCTGATTACATGAGCTACCGCGAATACCTAGCGGACTATTATCAGTACAAACGCAAAGCTTCGAAAGGATCTTTGCGCCAATATAACTACGCAGTTTTTTCTGCGGCAGCGAATATCAAATCGCCAAACTATTTGAAAATGATCATCGAAGGAAAGCGAAATCTTTCTGAGGACATGATCGGTAAGTTTGGTAAGGCCTTAGGCTTTAATAAAGAACAAACTGAAGAATTCCGTTTGCTTGTGAACTTCACTCAAGCAACTGATCCTGCAGATCGTAATATCTTCCTTAAAAAAATGTCAGAGCACCGTGTAGGTGTGAAACTTAAAACGGGCGAGATCGATCGTAAATCCTTCGAAAAAGTTCCGAACTGGGTTGCATGGATCGTTTATGCGATGGTGGATCAAGAGGGAGTATCTTTTGATACAGCTTCTTTGAAAGCCCTACTGCGCGGTAAAGCTTCTGAAGATGAAATCGAAAACTCATTGCAGACGTTGATTGCCTCGGGTGATCTTCGTCGCGATGAAAAAACGGGCGAAATCAAAAAAGCTCGCTCATTGACTGAATCTCCTGAAGACATTCCGGTGGCGTTGGTTCGTAAGCTTCAATCTCAATTGATGTACTTGGGTCTTGAGTCTATTTACCAAGATCAACCGACAGAGCGCGAATTCGGTACGCTTACGATGTCTTTGACGAAAGCAGAATTTGAAGAGATCAAATTCAAACTTCGTCAGATGAGAAAAGGTTTGAACAAAGACAACTCTATCGCTCGTATGAAATCAAAAGGCGAAAGAGTGTACCAACTGAACATCCAACTTTTCCCTGTGACGAATGCAGTGGCGGGTGTGGAAGCATCTCACCAACACTCCCATGTCGTAACAAGTGGTCTTGAGATGAACATCGCTGAATCTATTATAGAAGCGGCAGCTCCTTCAGCAGAGGCGGTAGCTAAAGCCGAAGCAGTTCTTGCTCAAGCGGCAGAGGTCGCGGTGGCTCAGCCGGTTGCAATGGCTCCAGTGACTTCGAAGGCACAACCGCAAGTTGCTCCGACGGCTCCGGCTTCTAAGTCTGACGCGAACAAAGCACCTACGAATGTTAGTTCTTTGGCGTCGGCAGCGGCATCAGCGGCAGAACTTTTCCGCTAAATTTTGATTCAAAAATCGAGTTTGAAAAAGGGGCGAAAAGCCCCTTTTTTACGTCCAATTTTGGGTGTCATTTGCCATGTTTCCAGGCAACTTTTAAAATCCGAATCGATTTCACGAAAATTTAAGAATCTTAAATTTCTAACCTTAAATTCACTAAAATTTCAGCATGTCTGTGGATAAGTCTGTGGAATAGCCCTATAAATGGTGGATATCTGGACCTTTTACCAGGAGATTTGTCATGCTTACGTTAGCATAGTGTTAATACCATGTAACATAAAATGCTGAAAACACATGCAATGACGTGGTGAATTGCCTGTTGTTTTTAATTATTCAAAACAACAAGATGTCCGATCGTTTTGAGGAACTTTGGGTCATCGAAATTCATCAACTTTGAATTCGGAAATCTGTGTTACAATGAACGAGTCATGTTTTCACAAACGGGGGGCGTACTGGCTTCGACGTGGGTGCTGAAACATAAGGAGCATACCGGGGCGGATGAGGACCTCGATAAAAACGTCCATTTTGTAATTGGCAACGATTACGCACTTGCAGCTTAATTAATCTGCACGATCAACCTTGTGGTGGTTCCGCACTTGGATTGATCGTCATTTAGGGACCTCGGAGTGTTGGGTTTTCTCCAGCAGACACTCTTAAATTTACTGGGGGAGAGGTCTTAGGGATTTTGTCTGTGGAAGCCCGAGGACCAATCTAAAACACTGACTAAGTATGTAGCGCCTTATCGCGGATCACTTGCGGACGCGGGTTCAATTCCCGCCGCCTCCACCATTTAAAACTAAAAGACCACCCTTATGGGTGGTTTTTTAGTTTTAAACGCTGCCGTCGTGGAAATTTCAACTCTCAGGTGCGCAAGCGACGGGGTTCGCAAAAATACCAGGAAGGTATTTTTGAGGTGACGAAGTCAGGGCGCAGCCCCGAGGGCCACGACGGCCCGAGCCCATTCCCGCCGCCTTCATGAATTAAAATTTCTTGGCATATCTAATAGTGCAGATATGAAGCCTAGTTCTCTTCAAGCCATTCTGTAAAATTGCTAATTGTTTCTTTGCTTACACCATCTGCGAGGTAGTTAGTAATGTCGGACAGTTTTCTTTCGCGAAGTGACCTTCTCCAGGCTTCGTCAGCTTCGTGCATGACCTTAGCGATATCACAGAGCTTAGTGAACTTCCGATCAGACTTAGCAAGGCACGGATTGTTTCTACGTATTTCATTGCACTTGAAAGTTTTCGTTTTTCCTTCAACCGCTTCTACGACATCCAGAAAAGAAATTTCGGCCGGAGCTTTTGCGAGGCTGTATCCACCATACGGCCCGGTCGTCGTCTTTACGAGACCGGCCTGAGACAGCATTTGTAAGCATTTTGAAAGATATTCTTTAGGTACGCCATGAAAATCAGCAAGGGCTTTCGAGTTGAGAAGCTTCCCTTTTGGTGCGCTCGCCAAAATCATTACGCAGTGTAGTGCCCACTCAACTTGATTGCCTAAAATCATGAAAGATTCGCCTTTCCTAATCCCAGTGCCTGATCTCTTGCGCCGGGAACAGATTTAAATGTGGCTGCGAATCGATTGAACAAGTTGATGAAAGCGATCTGCATATTCAGATCAACGATCTCTTGTTCGCTGAAGTGCTGCTTCATTTTTTGGAACAGTTCTTCGGGGACTGGCCCCTGATTGATGAGCGTGACTGCTTTGGTCCATTCAAATGCAGCTTTTTCTTTTTCAGAAAACAGCGGCGACTCTTCCCATATGGGTACATGGTAGATTCTCAATTCGCGTTCTCCTGCGATTTTAGCCTCCTTGCAATGGATGTCGACGCAAAACGCGCAGCCGTTAATTTGTGACGCGTAGATCTGAACAAGACGCAGGATAGTGGGGTCGACTGAGCTTTTCTTGCAGTACTGATCTACGGCAAGTAGGTGGTGAAAAGCGGGCATCGCGAGCGAAAAGTAATCGAGACGTTGCATAGATAACTCCTTTATTTCGAGATCATGAATACTGCGATCTATCTCGGATAATTATTGTCCGAGATAGAATTTTAATCAAGGTGCCAGTTTTATAGCGCGTTGAAGGCGTTTAAATATTTGAAATATATGATTTTTATTATATCAGAAAGAGACGGCAGATATCTAAAGGGCGATCTTTGCAACAGGCTGGGGTTCGACTAAGGAAACTCCAATTTAAACTAAAAGACCACCCATAAAGGTGGTCTTTCAGTTTTAAATGCTGGTGTCGCTAAAATTTTTAACTTTCAAGTTAGCACGCGACGGGTGTTCGGAAAGATATCAAGATG is a window of Bdellovibrio sp. SKB1291214 DNA encoding:
- a CDS encoding phosphatase PAP2 family protein; its protein translation is MSGICLLVAAVVAYFFDQNVSMYFSHEGGTAEMLRIIGREVTNIGLSQHYFILSVGTWFVCAYITPRIHSLKKYAKGLDYLRRWGLNFLVALLVSGAITHTIKFLVGRQRPHKSPVCDPFTFDPFTHHWHWHSFSSGHSQVMAVVAFMFTIAMPRFAWFWILIAITACGTRVAIQDHFTSDVIFGACVGYCGTLIALKWMRKSKNALV
- a CDS encoding TIGR02147 family protein codes for the protein MQHNQPEFGKGKEISNTSLVPPVLSDYMSYREYLADYYQYKRKASKGSLRQYNYAVFSAAANIKSPNYLKMIIEGKRNLSEDMIGKFGKALGFNKEQTEEFRLLVNFTQATDPADRNIFLKKMSEHRVGVKLKTGEIDRKSFEKVPNWVAWIVYAMVDQEGVSFDTASLKALLRGKASEDEIENSLQTLIASGDLRRDEKTGEIKKARSLTESPEDIPVALVRKLQSQLMYLGLESIYQDQPTEREFGTLTMSLTKAEFEEIKFKLRQMRKGLNKDNSIARMKSKGERVYQLNIQLFPVTNAVAGVEASHQHSHVVTSGLEMNIAESIIEAAAPSAEAVAKAEAVLAQAAEVAVAQPVAMAPVTSKAQPQVAPTAPASKSDANKAPTNVSSLASAAASAAELFR
- a CDS encoding RrF2 family transcriptional regulator — encoded protein: MILGNQVEWALHCVMILASAPKGKLLNSKALADFHGVPKEYLSKCLQMLSQAGLVKTTTGPYGGYSLAKAPAEISFLDVVEAVEGKTKTFKCNEIRRNNPCLAKSDRKFTKLCDIAKVMHEADEAWRRSLRERKLSDITNYLADGVSKETISNFTEWLEEN
- a CDS encoding carboxymuconolactone decarboxylase family protein, producing MQRLDYFSLAMPAFHHLLAVDQYCKKSSVDPTILRLVQIYASQINGCAFCVDIHCKEAKIAGERELRIYHVPIWEESPLFSEKEKAAFEWTKAVTLINQGPVPEELFQKMKQHFSEQEIVDLNMQIAFINLFNRFAATFKSVPGARDQALGLGKANLS